From the genome of bacterium:
TGTCCGTAATTAGGCTGAAGGTTTTTCCACCTATTGTCCTCTGCCTTCTGCCCTCTGTCCTCTGCCTTTTGTCCTCTACTATTTATCCGTGCTAATCAGTGGCTGAATAGTTACCCTTAAGATAAGTACTGATGAATAGATAAAGCGGCTTTTTTACCCGCACCCATAGCGGAGATGACCGTTGCCGCACCGGTAACAATGTCTCCGCCGGCATATACACCTTCTAAAGATGTTTTTAAATCTTCGTTCACCACGATATTCCCTCTTTTATTTAACTCTAACCCTGGCGTAGCATGTAAAAGTAGTGGATTAGGTCCCTGACCTAAAGCCGGAATGACCGTATCCATTTCTAATATGAATTCAGAACCAGGAATAGGAATAGGTTTTCTACGGCCACTTTCATCTGGTTGACCTAATTCCATTTTAAGACATTCTATTGCTGTAACCCAACCACGCTCATTGCCCAGTATTTTTGTTGGATTGGTGAGTAGTTTAAAGATAATTTCTTCTTCTTCTGCGTGGTGGATTTCTTCGGCTCGGGCAGGCATTTCTTCAAAACTTCTTCGATAGATGATATATACATCTTCTGCCCCAAGTCTTTTTGCACATCTTGCCGAATCCATTGCTACATTTCCCGCCCCGACCACCGCGACTTTTTTACCAACTTTTATGGGCGTATCATATTCAGGGAATTTATACGCCTTCATCAAATTGGTTCTGGTTAAAAATTCATTTGCCGAATACACACCATTCAAATTCTCGCCCGGGATACCTAAAAAATAAGGTAAGCCTGCTCCGGTGCCAATAAAAAAAGCCTTAAATCCATTATTTTTTAATTCATTAATCGTCGTAGTTGAGCCCACGACTACATTTACCTCAATTTGGACACCAAGTTTTTTAATATAATCTACTTCTTTATCCACGATTGTCTTTGGTAGTCTAAACTCCGGGATACCATAGCGAAGAACACCACCAGTATCATGAAGGCTTTCAAATATGGTTACTTCATAGCCTAATTTTGCTAAATCACCCGCACAGGTAAGTCCTGCTGGTCCCGCCCCAATGACTGCAACCTTTTTACCATTTGGAGTAATCTTCGGAATAGTAATTTCCTGTTCACAATCAGCCGCAAATCTCTCCAGTCTGCCAATTGCCACAGGTTCTCCTTTTTTCCCCAGAACGCACAGAATTTCGCATTGAGTTTCTTGAGGACATACCCGTCCACAGATTGCGGGCAGATTATTTTTCTCTTTAATCTTATTAATAGCCGACTTAAAATCACCATTGGCTATAAAATCAACAAAAGCCGGAATATCTATCCCTACCGGGCATCCTTCGATGCATTTTGGCTTTGGACATTTCAAACATCTGTTTGCCTCTTCAATAGCCGCAGTCGGTGGATAACCCAAAGCGACTTCATTAAAATTTTTTATTCGTTCTTTTGG
Proteins encoded in this window:
- the gltA gene encoding NADPH-dependent glutamate synthase, which gives rise to MSKIRQPMPTQDPKERIKNFNEVALGYPPTAAIEEANRCLKCPKPKCIEGCPVGIDIPAFVDFIANGDFKSAINKIKEKNNLPAICGRVCPQETQCEILCVLGKKGEPVAIGRLERFAADCEQEITIPKITPNGKKVAVIGAGPAGLTCAGDLAKLGYEVTIFESLHDTGGVLRYGIPEFRLPKTIVDKEVDYIKKLGVQIEVNVVVGSTTTINELKNNGFKAFFIGTGAGLPYFLGIPGENLNGVYSANEFLTRTNLMKAYKFPEYDTPIKVGKKVAVVGAGNVAMDSARCAKRLGAEDVYIIYRRSFEEMPARAEEIHHAEEEEIIFKLLTNPTKILGNERGWVTAIECLKMELGQPDESGRRKPIPIPGSEFILEMDTVIPALGQGPNPLLLHATPGLELNKRGNIVVNEDLKTSLEGVYAGGDIVTGAATVISAMGAGKKAALSIHQYLS